In Burkholderia sp. WP9, a genomic segment contains:
- the rseP gene encoding RIP metalloprotease RseP: MNLLIELLAFAVAIGVLVVVHEYGHYSVARLCGVKVLRFSIGFGKPLFQWVSPKTGTEWTIAALPLGGYVKMLDERENSAEPIPVEALPHAFNRQSVWRRFAIVAAGPVANFLLAIVLFALVFATGVTEPAAVVAAPAPNTPAALAGFDGGETIVAVRAENAGQSEPVRSWSDLRWKLLGAAFDHKRVVLSAKDAHGTSDFQLDLRGLTEKDVDDDFMSHLGFEPGGGKLTVAGVQPGSAAQKAGLVAGDRLRAVDGIPTENATAFIAYVKSHAGKPVTLQVERGGKAAGKLEDVNIVPQAQRDEATGQQIGRIGAELATQVPSIDVHYGPVESLQLGARRTWDLAVYSVRMFGRMIVGEASLKNLSGPVTIADYAGKSARLGPSAFLSFLALVSISLGVLNLLPIPVLDGGHLLYYLVEAVTGKVVSDRWQLVFQRAGLACIVALSAIALFNDLARLIHF; the protein is encoded by the coding sequence ATGAACCTGCTGATCGAACTGCTCGCCTTCGCGGTCGCGATTGGCGTACTCGTGGTCGTCCACGAATACGGGCATTACAGCGTGGCGCGCCTGTGCGGCGTCAAGGTGCTGCGCTTTTCGATTGGCTTCGGCAAGCCGCTGTTCCAGTGGGTGAGCCCGAAGACGGGCACCGAATGGACCATTGCCGCGCTGCCGCTCGGCGGCTACGTGAAGATGCTCGACGAGCGCGAAAACAGCGCCGAGCCGATTCCCGTGGAAGCATTGCCGCATGCGTTCAACCGGCAGTCCGTGTGGCGCCGTTTTGCGATTGTCGCGGCCGGCCCGGTCGCGAACTTCCTTCTGGCGATCGTGCTGTTCGCGCTCGTCTTCGCCACCGGCGTGACGGAGCCGGCGGCCGTGGTCGCGGCGCCCGCGCCGAATACACCCGCGGCGCTCGCCGGCTTCGACGGCGGCGAGACGATCGTTGCCGTGCGTGCCGAGAACGCCGGCCAATCCGAGCCGGTGCGCTCATGGTCGGACCTGCGGTGGAAACTGCTGGGTGCGGCATTCGATCACAAGCGCGTCGTTCTGAGCGCGAAAGACGCGCACGGCACGTCGGACTTTCAACTCGATCTGCGCGGCCTCACCGAAAAAGACGTCGACGACGACTTCATGTCGCATCTCGGTTTCGAGCCGGGTGGTGGCAAGCTGACGGTGGCCGGTGTGCAGCCGGGCAGCGCGGCGCAAAAGGCTGGGCTCGTCGCCGGCGATCGTCTGCGCGCCGTCGACGGAATTCCGACCGAAAATGCCACGGCCTTTATCGCTTATGTAAAATCGCACGCCGGCAAACCAGTCACGTTGCAGGTCGAGCGCGGAGGTAAGGCGGCGGGCAAGCTCGAAGACGTGAACATCGTCCCGCAGGCGCAGCGTGACGAAGCGACGGGCCAGCAGATCGGTCGCATCGGCGCGGAACTGGCTACCCAGGTGCCGTCGATCGACGTGCACTATGGGCCGGTTGAAAGCCTGCAACTGGGCGCGCGCCGCACGTGGGATCTCGCGGTGTATTCGGTGCGGATGTTCGGCAGGATGATCGTGGGCGAAGCATCGCTCAAGAATCTTTCCGGGCCGGTGACGATCGCCGATTACGCAGGAAAGAGCGCACGTCTAGGTCCTTCTGCATTCCTGTCGTTCCTGGCCCTTGTCAGTATTAGTCTTGGCGTACTGAACCTGTTACCAATTCCGGTATTGGACGGGGGTCATCTGTTATATTATTTGGTTGAAGCTGTTACCGGTAAAGTTGTCTCCGATCGCTGGCAACTCGTTTTTCAGAGGGCGGGTCTCGCCTGCATCGTCGCGTTGTCGGCGATCGCGCTGTTCAACGATCTGGCTCGTTTAATCCATTTTTAA
- the bamA gene encoding outer membrane protein assembly factor BamA, whose translation MFKPHRFVPKTVIAAAFAAHGLVAHATTPFVVQDIRIEGLQRVEPGTVFAYLPIKQGDTFSDDKASEAIRALYATGFFNDVKIATEGNVVIVQVLERPAIGTIDFAGIHEFDKENLTKALRAVGLSQGRYYDKALVDKAEQELKRQYLTRGYYAAEVTTTITPIDRNRVSVLFSVAEGPSAKIRQINFIGNKAFSTGTLRDEMQLSTPNWFSWYTKNDLYAKDKLTGDLENVRSYYLNRGYLEFNIDSTQVSISPDKKDMYLTVTLHEGEPYTISSIKLAGNLLDREPELAKLIKIKPGDRFSAEKLQATTKAIVDKLGEYGYAFATVNAQPQIDQSNHKVDLTLQVDPSRRVYVRRINVVGNTRTRDEVVRREMRQLESSWFDSNRLALSKDRINRLGYFTDVDVTTVPVEGTPDQVDVDVKVAEKPTGAITLGAGFSSTDKVVLSAGVSQDNVFGSGTSLAVNVNTAKTYRTLTVTQVDPYFTVDGIKRITDVYYRTYQPLYYSTDSSFKIVTIGGDLKFGIPFSEVDTVYFGAGLEQNQLDIDSNTPQSYIDYVHEFGRVSNNVPITVGWSRDARDSALVPSRGYFTQANAEYGTPIGGTQYYKADINAQYYYSFSRGFVLGFNFQGGYGNGLGGKPYPIFKNYYAGGIGSVRGYEPSSLGPRDAKTNDPIGGSKLLVGNVELTFPLPGTGYDRTLRVFTFLDAGNVWGTEGNSIGANGLRYGYGVGLAWISPIGPLKLSLGFPLTKHTGDQYQKFQFQIGTAF comes from the coding sequence TTGTTTAAACCTCATCGCTTTGTTCCAAAGACGGTTATAGCCGCGGCATTCGCCGCGCATGGGCTGGTTGCTCACGCAACGACGCCCTTCGTGGTGCAAGACATCCGGATCGAGGGATTGCAACGCGTCGAACCTGGTACCGTGTTCGCCTACCTGCCCATCAAGCAGGGCGACACCTTCAGCGACGACAAGGCATCGGAGGCCATTCGCGCCCTGTATGCCACGGGCTTCTTCAACGACGTCAAGATCGCGACCGAAGGCAATGTCGTCATCGTGCAGGTGCTGGAGCGTCCGGCTATCGGCACGATCGACTTCGCCGGCATTCATGAGTTCGACAAGGAAAACCTGACCAAGGCGCTGCGCGCGGTCGGCTTGTCGCAGGGCCGTTATTACGACAAGGCGCTCGTCGACAAGGCCGAGCAGGAACTGAAGCGTCAGTACCTCACGCGCGGTTATTACGCCGCCGAGGTCACCACCACGATCACGCCGATCGACCGCAACCGCGTGTCGGTGCTGTTCTCGGTGGCCGAAGGTCCGAGCGCGAAGATCCGCCAGATCAACTTCATCGGCAACAAGGCGTTCAGCACGGGTACGCTGCGCGACGAAATGCAGCTGTCCACGCCGAACTGGTTCTCGTGGTACACGAAGAACGACCTGTACGCGAAAGACAAGCTCACCGGCGACCTCGAAAACGTTCGCTCGTATTACCTGAATCGCGGCTACCTCGAATTCAACATCGACTCGACTCAGGTCTCTATCTCGCCGGACAAGAAGGACATGTATCTGACGGTCACGCTGCATGAAGGCGAGCCGTACACGATTTCGAGCATCAAGCTGGCAGGCAATCTGCTCGACCGCGAGCCGGAGCTGGCCAAGCTCATCAAGATCAAACCGGGTGACCGCTTCTCGGCTGAAAAGCTGCAAGCCACCACCAAGGCGATCGTCGACAAGCTGGGCGAATACGGCTATGCGTTCGCCACCGTCAATGCGCAGCCGCAGATCGATCAGTCCAACCACAAGGTCGACCTGACGCTGCAGGTGGACCCGAGCCGCCGCGTCTACGTGCGCCGCATCAACGTGGTGGGCAACACCCGCACGCGTGACGAAGTGGTGCGCCGCGAAATGCGCCAGCTCGAAAGCTCGTGGTTCGATTCGAACCGCCTCGCGCTGTCGAAAGACCGGATCAACCGTCTCGGCTATTTCACGGACGTCGACGTGACCACGGTGCCGGTGGAAGGCACGCCAGACCAGGTCGATGTGGACGTCAAGGTGGCCGAAAAGCCGACTGGCGCGATCACGCTGGGTGCGGGCTTTTCGTCGACCGACAAGGTGGTGCTCTCGGCAGGCGTCTCGCAGGACAACGTGTTCGGCTCGGGTACGAGTCTCGCGGTGAACGTGAATACCGCGAAGACGTACCGCACGTTGACGGTCACGCAAGTCGATCCGTACTTTACGGTCGACGGTATCAAGCGGATTACCGACGTTTATTACCGTACGTATCAGCCGCTGTATTACTCCACGGATTCGAGCTTCAAGATCGTCACGATCGGTGGTGACCTGAAGTTCGGTATTCCGTTCTCCGAAGTGGACACGGTCTACTTCGGCGCCGGCCTCGAGCAGAACCAGCTCGACATCGACTCGAACACGCCGCAAAGCTATATCGACTACGTGCACGAATTCGGCCGTGTGTCGAACAACGTGCCGATCACGGTAGGCTGGTCGCGCGACGCGCGTGACAGCGCACTGGTGCCGAGCCGCGGTTACTTCACGCAGGCGAACGCCGAATACGGCACGCCGATCGGTGGCACGCAGTACTACAAGGCCGACATCAACGCGCAGTACTATTACTCGTTCTCGCGCGGGTTCGTGCTGGGCTTCAACTTCCAGGGCGGTTACGGTAACGGCCTCGGCGGCAAGCCTTATCCGATTTTCAAGAACTACTATGCGGGCGGTATCGGTTCGGTGCGGGGCTACGAGCCGAGCTCGCTGGGTCCGCGCGACGCCAAGACGAACGACCCGATCGGCGGCTCGAAGCTGCTGGTGGGTAACGTCGAGTTGACGTTCCCGCTGCCGGGCACGGGTTACGACCGCACGCTGCGTGTCTTCACGTTCCTCGACGCTGGTAACGTGTGGGGCACGGAAGGTAACAGCATCGGCGCCAACGGTCTGCGTTACGGCTATGGTGTCGGTCTGGCGTGGATCTCGCCGATCGGTCCGCTGAAGCTGAGCCTGGGCTTCCCGCTCACGAAGCATACGGGCGACCAGTATCAGAAATTCCAGTTCCAGATCGGGACGGCGTTCTGA
- the lpxD gene encoding UDP-3-O-(3-hydroxymyristoyl)glucosamine N-acyltransferase, with protein sequence MAFTLEDIVQRFGGEVVGNGSQRVGSLAPLDQAGPDQLAFLANPKYLSQVETTRAGAVLINADDLAKLASRENRNFIVTPNPYAYFARVAQTFIDLASPKAVPGVHPSATIDPSAQIAASAVIGPHVTVEAGAVIGENVRLDANVVIGRGTRIGAGSHLYPNVAVYYGCKLGERVIVHAGAVIGSDGFGFAPDFVGEGDARTGSWVKIPQVGGVSIAADVEIGANTTIDRGAMADTIIEECVKIDNLVQIGHNCKVGAYTVIAGCAGIAGSTTIGRHCMIGGAVGIAGHVTLADYVIVTAKSGVSKSLLKPGMYTSAFPAVNHADWNKSAALLRNIDKLRDRIKALENAAAEKEGSPAANAASRSADDQA encoded by the coding sequence ATGGCATTTACGCTCGAGGACATCGTCCAACGGTTCGGCGGTGAAGTAGTCGGAAACGGTTCGCAGCGCGTCGGCAGTCTCGCGCCGCTCGACCAGGCAGGCCCGGACCAGCTGGCGTTCCTCGCCAATCCGAAGTACCTGTCGCAGGTCGAAACGACCCGTGCGGGCGCGGTGTTGATCAACGCCGACGACCTCGCCAAACTCGCTTCCCGCGAGAATCGTAACTTCATCGTCACGCCGAATCCGTACGCTTACTTTGCGCGGGTCGCGCAGACCTTCATCGACCTCGCATCGCCCAAGGCGGTGCCAGGCGTGCATCCGAGCGCAACCATCGACCCGTCGGCGCAGATTGCCGCGAGCGCGGTGATCGGTCCGCACGTCACGGTCGAGGCGGGTGCGGTGATTGGCGAAAACGTGCGGCTCGACGCCAATGTCGTGATCGGCCGTGGCACGCGCATTGGCGCGGGTTCACATCTCTATCCCAATGTCGCGGTGTACTACGGTTGCAAGCTCGGCGAGCGCGTGATCGTGCACGCGGGCGCGGTGATCGGCTCGGACGGTTTCGGCTTCGCGCCGGATTTCGTCGGCGAGGGTGACGCGCGCACCGGCAGCTGGGTGAAGATTCCGCAGGTGGGCGGCGTGTCGATCGCGGCAGACGTCGAAATCGGTGCGAACACCACCATCGACCGCGGCGCAATGGCGGACACCATCATCGAAGAGTGCGTGAAGATCGACAATCTCGTGCAGATCGGTCACAACTGCAAGGTCGGTGCCTATACGGTGATCGCCGGCTGCGCGGGCATTGCGGGCAGTACCACGATCGGCCGCCATTGCATGATCGGCGGCGCGGTCGGGATCGCCGGTCACGTCACGCTGGCCGATTACGTGATCGTCACGGCCAAGTCGGGCGTTTCGAAATCGCTGTTGAAGCCTGGTATGTACACCAGTGCCTTCCCGGCCGTGAACCATGCAGACTGGAACAAGAGCGCGGCATTGCTGCGTAACATCGACAAACTCCGCGATCGTATCAAGGCGCTTGAAAACGCCGCGGCTGAGAAGGAAGGCAGCCCGGCCGCCAATGCAGCAAGCCGTTCCGCAGACGACCAGGCCTGA
- a CDS encoding OmpH family outer membrane protein → MLTGMFSKRVACALALAMTLGVGVAHAQEARIAAVNSDRILRESAAAKAAQVKLEAEFAKRDKDLADMAQKLKSMSDSLDKNGASMSPADRAQKQRDLSQLDTDFQRKQREFREDLNQRRNEELAAVLDRANKVIKQIAEAQHYDLIVQEAVYVSPRIDITDQVLKALAASGN, encoded by the coding sequence TTGCTAACCGGTATGTTTTCGAAACGTGTGGCGTGCGCGCTGGCGCTGGCAATGACCTTGGGGGTCGGGGTGGCGCATGCGCAGGAGGCGAGGATCGCGGCGGTCAACTCCGACCGTATCCTGCGCGAATCCGCTGCTGCGAAGGCCGCGCAGGTCAAGCTCGAGGCAGAGTTCGCCAAGCGTGACAAGGACTTGGCCGACATGGCGCAGAAGCTGAAGTCGATGTCCGACTCCCTCGACAAGAACGGCGCGTCCATGTCGCCCGCCGATCGCGCGCAAAAACAGCGCGATCTGTCGCAACTGGACACGGATTTCCAGCGCAAGCAACGTGAGTTTCGCGAGGATCTGAACCAGCGCCGCAACGAAGAACTGGCGGCGGTGCTCGACCGCGCCAACAAGGTGATCAAGCAGATCGCAGAGGCCCAGCACTACGACCTGATCGTCCAGGAAGCCGTGTACGTGAGCCCGCGCATCGACATCACCGATCAGGTGCTCAAGGCGCTGGCGGCGTCGGGTAACTGA
- the lpxB gene encoding lipid-A-disaccharide synthase, producing the protein MALQPSPLRVAMVAGEPSGDLLAASLLDGLASRLPAGTQYYGIGGPRMIATGFDAHFPMEKLSVRGYVEALKHIPGILGIRNELKRQLLAEPPSVFVGVDAPDFNFGLEHPLRDAGIPTVHFVCPSIWAWRGGRIKKIAKAVDHMLCVFPFETALLEKAGVAASYVGHPLADEIPLVPDTLGARRALGLAEEGPIIAVLPGSRRSEIDLIGPTFFAAMEMMQHQEPGLRFVMPAATPALREMLRPLVDSHPGLALTITDGQSQLAMTAADAILVKSGTVTLEAALLKKPMVISYKVPWLTGQIMRRQGYLPYVGLPNILAGRFVVPEILQHFATPQALAEATLKQLRDETNRRTLTEIFTEMHHVLKQNTAQRAAEVVASVIEKRKGRP; encoded by the coding sequence ATGGCTTTGCAACCCAGTCCACTGCGCGTGGCGATGGTGGCCGGCGAACCGTCCGGCGACCTGCTGGCGGCGTCGCTGCTCGACGGTCTCGCAAGCCGATTGCCGGCCGGCACCCAGTACTATGGAATCGGCGGCCCGCGCATGATCGCCACGGGCTTCGACGCCCATTTTCCGATGGAAAAGCTGTCGGTGCGCGGCTATGTCGAGGCACTGAAGCACATTCCCGGCATTCTCGGCATCCGCAACGAACTGAAGCGCCAGTTGCTGGCCGAGCCGCCCTCGGTGTTCGTCGGCGTGGATGCGCCCGATTTCAACTTCGGGCTCGAGCATCCGTTGCGCGACGCCGGCATTCCGACCGTTCACTTCGTGTGTCCGTCCATCTGGGCGTGGCGCGGTGGCCGCATCAAGAAGATCGCCAAGGCGGTCGACCACATGCTGTGCGTGTTCCCGTTCGAAACGGCGCTGCTGGAAAAGGCGGGCGTCGCGGCATCGTACGTCGGGCATCCGCTTGCCGACGAGATTCCGCTCGTACCCGACACGCTCGGCGCGCGCCGGGCGCTGGGGCTGGCCGAAGAGGGCCCGATCATCGCGGTGCTGCCGGGTAGCCGGCGCTCGGAGATCGATCTGATCGGCCCGACGTTCTTCGCCGCGATGGAGATGATGCAGCACCAGGAGCCCGGTCTGCGCTTCGTCATGCCGGCGGCCACGCCGGCGCTGCGCGAGATGCTGCGGCCGCTGGTGGATTCGCACCCCGGTCTCGCGCTGACGATTACCGACGGTCAGTCGCAGCTCGCCATGACCGCGGCTGACGCGATCCTCGTGAAGAGCGGCACCGTGACGCTGGAAGCCGCGCTGCTGAAAAAGCCGATGGTGATCTCGTACAAGGTGCCCTGGCTGACCGGCCAGATCATGCGCCGTCAAGGGTATCTGCCCTATGTCGGTCTGCCGAACATCCTGGCGGGGCGGTTCGTGGTGCCGGAGATCCTGCAGCACTTCGCCACGCCGCAGGCGCTGGCCGAAGCCACGCTGAAACAGTTGCGCGACGAGACCAACCGGCGCACGCTGACGGAAATCTTCACGGAGATGCATCACGTGCTGAAGCAGAACACCGCGCAGCGTGCGGCGGAAGTCGTGGCGAGCGTCATCGAAAAGCGCAAGGGGCGGCCGTGA
- a CDS encoding RNA methyltransferase: MKAITSRDNPLYKRLKALAGSTHQQRKSGHALLEGFHLASAYLDVAGQPEMCIVTDGALRHDEAQAIVARIEDHRVVTLPDALFGQLSNVVHGVGILLLVEKLDTPLPDNVAQTCLVLDGVQDAGNVGSILRSAAAAGIQQVFCAPGTAYAWSSKVLRSGMGAHFLLQIHEDVEAQALVERLAVPIVITDSHGAEAIYDCDLSGALAWVFGNEGAGVSQIWRDAVSLRVTIPQPGGMESLNVAAAAAVCMFEQCRQQRGRA; this comes from the coding sequence GTGAAAGCCATCACCTCGCGGGACAATCCGCTCTATAAACGCCTGAAGGCATTGGCCGGCTCGACGCATCAACAGCGCAAGAGCGGCCACGCGCTGCTCGAAGGGTTTCATCTCGCGAGCGCGTATCTCGACGTCGCCGGGCAACCGGAAATGTGCATCGTCACCGACGGCGCGCTGCGCCATGACGAAGCGCAGGCGATCGTTGCACGCATCGAAGATCACCGTGTCGTGACGCTGCCGGACGCTTTATTCGGGCAGTTGTCGAATGTCGTGCACGGTGTGGGCATACTGCTGCTGGTCGAAAAGCTCGACACGCCGCTGCCCGACAACGTCGCGCAAACCTGCCTCGTACTCGACGGCGTGCAGGACGCGGGCAACGTCGGCTCGATTCTGCGCAGCGCGGCGGCCGCCGGTATTCAGCAGGTGTTCTGCGCGCCGGGGACGGCGTACGCGTGGTCCTCGAAGGTCTTGCGCTCCGGCATGGGCGCGCATTTCCTCTTGCAGATTCACGAGGACGTGGAAGCGCAGGCGCTGGTCGAGCGCCTCGCGGTGCCGATCGTCATTACGGATTCGCACGGCGCCGAGGCGATCTACGACTGCGACCTGAGCGGAGCGCTCGCGTGGGTGTTCGGCAACGAAGGGGCGGGCGTTTCGCAGATCTGGCGCGACGCGGTCTCGTTGCGGGTGACGATTCCCCAGCCGGGCGGCATGGAGTCGTTGAATGTGGCGGCTGCGGCGGCTGTATGCATGTTCGAGCAGTGCCGCCAGCAGCGCGGGCGCGCTTGA
- the fabZ gene encoding 3-hydroxyacyl-ACP dehydratase FabZ: protein MSTEKINLDIHKILTLLPHRYPILLVDRVLELEPHKSIKALKNVSINEPYFQGHFPTRPVMPGVLILEALAQTAALLTFSEEPSDPSNTLYLFVGIDNARFKRVVEPGDQLILNCTFERHMRGIWKFKARAEVDGVVAAEADLMCAVRHTDKDA from the coding sequence ATGAGCACCGAAAAAATCAATCTCGACATTCATAAGATTCTCACGCTGCTGCCACATCGTTACCCGATCCTGCTGGTCGACCGGGTGCTCGAACTTGAGCCGCACAAGAGCATCAAAGCGTTGAAGAACGTGTCGATCAACGAACCGTATTTCCAGGGGCACTTCCCGACGCGTCCGGTGATGCCGGGTGTGCTGATTCTCGAAGCGCTCGCGCAAACGGCGGCTCTGCTGACGTTTTCTGAAGAGCCGAGCGACCCGTCGAACACGCTGTATCTGTTCGTCGGCATCGACAACGCGCGCTTCAAGCGCGTGGTGGAACCGGGCGATCAGCTGATCCTGAACTGCACGTTCGAGCGTCATATGCGCGGCATCTGGAAGTTCAAGGCGCGCGCCGAAGTGGATGGCGTGGTAGCGGCGGAAGCCGACCTGATGTGCGCGGTGCGGCACACGGACAAGGACGCTTGA
- a CDS encoding 1-deoxy-D-xylulose-5-phosphate reductoisomerase — protein sequence MQKRLTLLGSTGSIGDSTLDVVARHPERFSVYALSAHRNGDKLVEQCLRFQPEVAVVGDADTAASVAAKLREAGCKTEVTYGPQALVDVSKSDGCDTVVAAIVGAAGLAPSLAAARAGKRILLANKEALVMSGAIFMDAVRDNGAVLLPVDSEHNAIFQCLPREAALHGGVSKIILTASGGPFRTREPATLVDVTPEEACKHPNWVMGRKISVDSATMMNKGLEVIEAHWLFDLPGERIDVLIHPQSVIHSMVSYADGSVLAQLGNPDMRTPIAHALAFPDRVDSGVAQLDLLQVASLSFEKPDYTRFPCLALAVKALAEGGLASAALNAANEIAVEAFLARQIGFMAIAQVVDAVLNALPNRSAHALEDVIEADAAARRAAAEFIARLPDGARRTERAVQ from the coding sequence ATGCAAAAACGTCTGACACTGCTCGGTTCCACGGGCTCGATTGGAGACAGCACGCTCGACGTCGTCGCGCGTCATCCCGAGCGTTTTTCGGTGTATGCGCTGAGCGCGCATCGCAACGGCGACAAGCTCGTCGAGCAATGCCTGCGCTTTCAGCCCGAAGTCGCGGTGGTCGGCGACGCCGACACGGCCGCCAGCGTCGCCGCGAAATTGCGCGAGGCGGGTTGCAAGACCGAGGTCACGTACGGACCGCAGGCGCTCGTCGACGTGTCGAAGAGCGACGGCTGCGATACGGTGGTGGCGGCGATCGTCGGCGCGGCCGGCCTCGCGCCGAGCCTTGCCGCCGCGCGCGCCGGCAAACGCATCCTGCTCGCCAACAAGGAAGCGCTGGTCATGTCCGGCGCGATCTTCATGGACGCGGTGCGCGACAACGGCGCCGTCCTGCTGCCGGTGGACAGCGAGCACAACGCGATTTTCCAATGCTTGCCGCGCGAAGCCGCGCTGCACGGCGGCGTCTCCAAGATCATTCTGACCGCTTCGGGCGGCCCGTTCCGTACGCGCGAACCGGCCACACTTGTCGACGTCACGCCGGAAGAAGCCTGTAAGCATCCGAACTGGGTCATGGGCCGCAAGATATCGGTCGACTCGGCCACCATGATGAACAAGGGCCTCGAAGTGATCGAGGCGCACTGGCTGTTCGATCTGCCGGGCGAGCGCATCGACGTGCTGATTCACCCGCAAAGCGTGATCCACTCGATGGTCTCGTACGCCGACGGTTCGGTGCTCGCGCAGCTTGGCAATCCCGACATGCGCACGCCGATCGCCCATGCGCTGGCGTTTCCGGATCGCGTCGATTCGGGCGTGGCGCAACTCGATCTGCTGCAGGTCGCGTCGTTGTCGTTCGAAAAGCCGGATTACACGCGCTTTCCGTGTCTCGCCCTTGCAGTCAAGGCACTCGCCGAGGGAGGCCTCGCGAGCGCGGCGCTGAACGCTGCGAACGAAATAGCGGTGGAGGCGTTCCTCGCGCGCCAGATCGGTTTCATGGCGATTGCCCAGGTGGTCGACGCGGTGCTCAACGCGCTGCCGAACCGCAGCGCGCACGCGCTCGAGGACGTGATCGAAGCGGATGCCGCCGCGCGTCGCGCCGCTGCCGAATTCATCGCGCGTCTGCCCGACGGCGCCCGTCGCACGGAACGCGCCGTCCAGTGA
- the lpxA gene encoding acyl-ACP--UDP-N-acetylglucosamine O-acyltransferase produces MSRIHPTAIVEPGAQLDESVEVGPYAVIGAHVTIGARTTIGSHSVIEGHTTLGEDNRIGHYASVGGRPQDMKYNNEPTRLVIGNRNTIREFTTIHTGTVQDAGVTTLGDDNWIMAYVHIGHDCHVGSNVILSSNAQMAGHVTIGDHAIVGGMSGVHQFVRIGAHSMLGGASALVQDIPPFVIAAGNKAEPHGINVEGLRRRGFSPDAISALRAAYRVLYKNGLSLEEAKVQLRELASAGGDGDEPVQTLLAFVEASQRGIIR; encoded by the coding sequence ATGAGCAGGATTCATCCCACTGCGATCGTCGAACCGGGCGCACAACTCGACGAATCCGTCGAAGTCGGACCGTATGCCGTGATCGGCGCACATGTGACGATCGGCGCGCGGACCACGATCGGTTCGCACAGCGTGATCGAAGGTCACACCACGCTCGGCGAAGACAACCGGATCGGCCACTACGCATCGGTTGGCGGCCGTCCGCAGGACATGAAGTACAACAACGAGCCGACCCGGCTCGTCATCGGCAATCGCAACACGATCCGCGAGTTCACCACGATCCACACCGGCACGGTGCAGGACGCGGGCGTCACCACGCTCGGTGACGACAACTGGATCATGGCGTACGTGCACATCGGGCACGATTGCCACGTGGGCAGCAACGTCATTCTGTCGAGCAATGCGCAGATGGCCGGCCACGTCACGATTGGCGACCACGCGATCGTCGGCGGCATGTCGGGCGTGCATCAGTTCGTGCGCATCGGCGCGCATTCCATGCTGGGCGGCGCCTCGGCGCTGGTTCAGGACATTCCGCCGTTCGTGATCGCCGCCGGCAACAAGGCGGAGCCGCACGGCATCAACGTCGAAGGCCTGCGCCGCCGCGGTTTTTCGCCGGACGCCATCTCGGCGCTGCGCGCGGCTTATCGCGTGTTGTACAAGAACGGCCTGTCGCTGGAAGAGGCGAAGGTGCAACTGCGCGAACTCGCGTCCGCGGGCGGCGACGGTGACGAACCGGTGCAGACGCTGCTCGCGTTCGTCGAAGCGTCGCAACGCGGCATCATCCGCTAA
- the rnhB gene encoding ribonuclease HII, with protein sequence MTGARAPRRKTVAGAAAQQVGLNFETPEDIVCGVDEAGRGPLAGPVVAAAVIFDPAKPMIRGLDDSKALTAKKRDELYDKIVDRALAYCIASASVEEIDSLNILHATMLAMKRAVEGLSVVPTLVKVDGNRCPTLSVRSEAVIGGDALVKSISAASILAKVTRDRMLLELHQTYPVYGFNAHAGYGTPQHLAALREHGPCEHHRRSFAPVREAHLRLRTGVPLAAGDVIVVSEVMFDDDAFGERSSAV encoded by the coding sequence GTGACCGGCGCACGCGCACCGCGCCGCAAAACCGTTGCCGGAGCGGCGGCCCAGCAGGTCGGCCTGAACTTCGAGACGCCGGAGGACATTGTCTGCGGCGTGGACGAAGCGGGGCGCGGACCGCTAGCCGGCCCGGTGGTGGCAGCGGCGGTGATTTTCGATCCGGCCAAGCCGATGATTCGCGGCCTCGACGATTCCAAAGCGCTGACCGCGAAGAAGCGCGACGAGCTGTATGACAAGATCGTCGACCGTGCGCTCGCCTACTGCATCGCTTCGGCATCGGTCGAAGAAATCGATTCGCTTAATATTCTGCACGCCACCATGCTGGCAATGAAGCGCGCCGTGGAAGGCCTGTCCGTCGTACCGACGCTCGTGAAAGTCGACGGCAATCGCTGTCCGACACTGAGCGTTCGCAGTGAAGCGGTGATCGGCGGCGACGCGCTCGTGAAGAGCATCTCCGCGGCGTCGATTCTTGCCAAGGTCACGCGTGACCGCATGCTGCTCGAATTGCACCAGACGTATCCCGTCTACGGCTTCAATGCGCATGCCGGTTACGGCACGCCGCAGCATCTCGCGGCGTTGCGCGAACATGGACCTTGCGAGCATCATCGGCGTTCGTTCGCGCCGGTGCGTGAGGCGCATCTGCGGTTGCGCACCGGCGTGCCGCTGGCGGCCGGCGACGTGATCGTCGTATCCGAAGTGATGTTCGACGACGACGCCTTCGGCGAACGCAGCAGCGCCGTCTGA